A window from Longimicrobium sp. encodes these proteins:
- a CDS encoding NAD-dependent deacylase: protein MPNKILVTPDVVAAAADALARARRVVVSTGAGMSKESGIPTFRDAMEGLWAEFDPQELATEQGFRANPRRVWSWYAWRRRRVAEAAPHAGHFAVTELQRLLPNVTVVTQNVDGLHAAAGSEDVVELHGNIRRLRCLDAGHPFTGEIPGEDDRERDPPPCPSCGSPLRPDVVWFGEMLPKQAVERAWDDARRCDALLLVGTSGTVWPAADLPHIARSNGAFVIEVNPEPSELTGIANVILQGTAGGILPRLVEEVRSRVA, encoded by the coding sequence ATGCCGAACAAGATCCTGGTAACGCCTGATGTAGTCGCCGCCGCGGCGGACGCCCTGGCGCGGGCGCGGCGGGTGGTCGTTTCCACGGGGGCGGGGATGTCGAAGGAGAGCGGCATCCCCACCTTTCGCGATGCGATGGAAGGGCTGTGGGCCGAATTCGACCCGCAGGAGCTCGCCACCGAGCAGGGCTTCCGCGCGAATCCGCGGCGCGTGTGGAGCTGGTACGCGTGGCGCCGCCGCCGCGTTGCCGAGGCCGCGCCGCACGCGGGGCACTTCGCCGTCACCGAGCTCCAGCGTCTGCTTCCCAACGTGACGGTGGTGACGCAGAACGTGGACGGACTCCACGCGGCGGCCGGAAGTGAAGACGTGGTGGAGCTTCACGGCAACATCCGCCGCCTCCGCTGCCTCGACGCCGGCCATCCGTTCACCGGCGAGATTCCCGGCGAGGACGACCGCGAGCGCGATCCACCACCGTGCCCGTCGTGCGGGTCGCCGCTGCGGCCGGACGTGGTGTGGTTCGGGGAGATGCTGCCGAAACAGGCGGTGGAGCGCGCGTGGGACGATGCGCGCCGCTGCGATGCCCTCCTCCTGGTGGGGACCTCGGGGACGGTGTGGCCCGCGGCGGATCTGCCCCACATCGCGCGGTCGAACGGCGCGTTTGTCATCGAGGTGAATCCCGAGCCGAGCGAGCTGACCGGCATCGCCAACGTGATTCTGCAGGGGACGGCGGGGGGCATCCTGCCGCGTCTGGTGGAGGAAGTGCGGTCGCGGGTGGCTTGA
- a CDS encoding M48 family metallopeptidase — protein MNRLRTLFLCLVLALAPAAHAQQTPAPAARPQASAAAHVPVPRPSEKAVRYHRSGNVLWVIATLWGFLVPAVFLFSGLSARMRDAARAGGRNWFFTLVLYGAMFSLLTWILDLPLAYYSGFVREHAYGLSNQSFGKWFGDSAKGLGIGLFLMALTLWIPYLLLKRSPRRWWLYTAIAVIPLIIAGQWLSPIFIDPLFNKFGPMQDKQLEAQILATARRAGIEGGRVFEVNKSVDTEAVNAYVTGFGGSKRIVLWDTLLRKLDSREVVFVMGHEMGHFVLKHVFMMLGIVSLLILLCLYAVHASAGWLIARYRERFGFDQLSDVASYPLLILVFGAVSFVATPVVFAVTRHNEHEADRFGLELTHDNRSAATAFAKLQAENLAVPYPGTLYKLFRASHPVLGERIEFANTYRPWETGGEQRYADRFRR, from the coding sequence ATGAACCGGCTCCGCACGCTGTTCCTGTGCCTCGTTCTCGCGCTGGCGCCCGCCGCGCACGCCCAGCAGACGCCCGCGCCCGCGGCCCGGCCGCAGGCTTCCGCGGCGGCGCACGTGCCCGTGCCCAGGCCGAGTGAGAAGGCGGTACGCTACCATCGCAGCGGCAACGTGCTCTGGGTGATCGCCACGCTGTGGGGATTCCTCGTCCCGGCAGTCTTCCTGTTCAGCGGCCTTTCGGCACGGATGCGCGACGCGGCGCGGGCGGGGGGGCGCAACTGGTTCTTCACGCTCGTGCTGTACGGGGCGATGTTCTCGCTCCTCACCTGGATTCTGGACCTGCCGCTGGCGTACTACAGCGGCTTCGTGCGCGAGCATGCGTACGGTCTCTCAAACCAGAGCTTCGGCAAGTGGTTCGGCGACTCGGCCAAGGGGCTGGGGATCGGCCTCTTCCTAATGGCACTCACGCTCTGGATCCCGTACCTCCTCCTGAAAAGGAGCCCGCGCCGCTGGTGGCTCTACACGGCGATCGCCGTCATCCCGCTGATCATCGCGGGGCAGTGGCTGAGCCCCATCTTCATCGACCCGCTTTTCAACAAGTTCGGGCCGATGCAGGACAAGCAGCTCGAGGCGCAGATCCTGGCGACCGCGCGGCGAGCGGGGATCGAGGGCGGGCGCGTCTTCGAGGTGAACAAGAGCGTGGACACGGAGGCGGTGAACGCGTACGTCACCGGCTTCGGCGGGAGCAAGCGCATCGTTCTGTGGGACACGCTGCTGAGGAAGCTGGACTCGCGCGAGGTGGTCTTCGTGATGGGCCACGAGATGGGGCACTTCGTCCTGAAGCACGTCTTCATGATGCTGGGGATCGTCTCGCTCCTGATCCTGCTGTGCCTGTACGCGGTGCACGCGTCGGCGGGGTGGCTGATCGCGCGGTACCGGGAGCGCTTCGGCTTCGACCAGCTCTCGGACGTCGCGTCGTACCCGCTGCTGATCCTGGTCTTCGGCGCGGTGAGCTTCGTGGCGACGCCGGTGGTGTTCGCGGTGACGCGGCACAACGAGCACGAGGCGGACCGCTTCGGCCTGGAGCTGACGCACGACAACCGCTCGGCCGCCACCGCGTTCGCCAAGCTGCAGGCGGAGAACCTGGCCGTTCCCTATCCCGGCACGCTGTACAAGCTGTTCCGCGCGTCGCACCCCGTGCTGGGGGAGCGTATCGAGTTCGCGAACACGTACCGGCCGTGGGAGACGGGGGGTGAGCAGAGGTACGCGGACCGGTTCCGGCGGTAG
- a CDS encoding MBL fold metallo-hydrolase, which yields MRLTFLGTGTSFGVPVIGCDCDVCTSADPRDRRTRHGALLEEDGRRLLVDTPPELRLQLVAAGVGRVDAVWYTHCHADHVHGVDDLRVFSERGGGPLEVYASEGCAVTLRDRFRYVFDATMRPLEGTSKPEGALHVVRAYEPATVAGFEMLPLPVPHGREEVMGFRAGPLGYITDGKLLPPRTEEALRGVRVLVLNALWFGRPHPTHFSVEEAVDAAARVGAERTYLTHLSHRVSQAELDRRLPSGVFGAYDGLVVEV from the coding sequence GTGCGCCTGACCTTCCTGGGCACCGGCACCTCCTTCGGCGTGCCGGTGATCGGCTGCGACTGCGACGTCTGCACCTCGGCCGACCCGCGCGACCGCAGGACGCGGCACGGGGCGCTGCTGGAGGAGGACGGACGCCGCCTGCTGGTGGACACGCCGCCCGAGCTGCGGCTTCAGCTCGTCGCGGCCGGGGTGGGGAGGGTGGACGCCGTGTGGTACACGCACTGCCACGCCGACCACGTGCACGGCGTGGACGACCTGCGCGTCTTCTCGGAGCGCGGCGGCGGCCCGTTGGAGGTGTACGCGTCCGAAGGGTGCGCGGTGACGCTGCGGGACCGGTTCCGCTACGTCTTCGACGCGACGATGCGGCCGCTGGAGGGGACTTCGAAGCCGGAGGGGGCGCTGCACGTGGTGAGGGCGTACGAGCCCGCGACGGTCGCCGGCTTCGAGATGCTCCCGCTTCCCGTGCCGCACGGGCGCGAGGAGGTGATGGGCTTCCGCGCGGGCCCGCTCGGCTACATCACCGACGGCAAGCTCCTTCCCCCGCGCACCGAGGAGGCGCTGCGGGGGGTGCGGGTGCTGGTGCTGAACGCGCTCTGGTTCGGCCGGCCGCACCCCACGCACTTCAGCGTGGAGGAGGCCGTCGATGCCGCCGCCCGCGTCGGCGCCGAGCGCACGTACCTCACGCACCTGAGCCACCGCGTGAGCCAGGCCGAGCTGGACCGGCGCCTCCCCTCCGGCGTGTTCGGCGCGTACGACGGGCTGGTGGTGGAGGTCTGA
- a CDS encoding glucose-6-phosphate isomerase: MRIVLDYNNMLAPRLGGRGIDPAALDGMAERFREAHADTLRRRDSGEMGFFGLTQEDDTVASIEAFAEGAGQAFSDFVVLGIGGSALGMIALRSALLKPSWNELSDEERDFFPRIHVLDNVDPATIGPFLDRLDLGRTLFNVVSKSGGTAETMSQYLIVRQRLQEKLGDGYRRHLLFTTDPEKGVLRQLAKQEDIASLPIPPSVGGRFSVLSAVGLLPAAMVGIDVRELLAGAREMAERCETDDLRSNPAGLFAVLQYLADTEAGAPIQVMMPYSDRLRDVADWFRQLWAESLGKQSTRGGEEVFAGPTPVKSLGATDQHSQVQLYIEGPFDKTITFLAEAEREIDVEIPSVYPELGELGYLGGQTLGGLLRTEMLATEAALARRGRMNMMLELPRVDARSLGGVFMLFQIATVYAGHLYGVDPLDQPGVELGKQLTYGIIGRAGFETQRAEWEGREPKRDDWASR; the protein is encoded by the coding sequence ATGCGTATCGTACTGGACTACAACAACATGCTCGCCCCGCGGCTCGGCGGGCGAGGGATCGACCCCGCGGCGCTGGACGGGATGGCGGAGAGGTTCCGCGAGGCCCACGCCGATACGCTGAGGCGGCGCGATTCGGGGGAGATGGGGTTCTTTGGGCTCACGCAGGAAGACGACACCGTCGCGTCCATCGAAGCGTTCGCGGAGGGGGCGGGGCAGGCGTTCTCCGACTTCGTGGTGCTGGGGATCGGGGGGTCGGCGCTGGGGATGATCGCCCTGCGCTCCGCCCTGCTCAAGCCGTCGTGGAACGAGCTTAGCGACGAGGAGCGCGACTTCTTCCCCCGCATCCACGTGCTGGACAACGTGGACCCGGCGACCATCGGGCCCTTTCTCGACCGGCTGGACCTGGGGCGCACCCTCTTCAACGTCGTATCCAAGAGCGGTGGCACGGCGGAGACGATGTCGCAGTACCTCATCGTCCGCCAGCGGCTGCAGGAGAAGCTGGGCGACGGGTACCGGCGGCACCTGCTCTTCACCACCGATCCGGAGAAGGGCGTCCTGCGCCAGCTCGCGAAGCAGGAGGACATCGCCTCGCTGCCGATCCCGCCCAGCGTGGGGGGGCGCTTCTCCGTGCTTTCCGCCGTGGGGCTGCTGCCGGCGGCGATGGTGGGGATCGACGTGCGCGAGCTGCTGGCCGGCGCCCGCGAGATGGCCGAGCGCTGCGAGACCGACGACCTGCGCTCGAATCCCGCGGGGCTCTTTGCCGTGCTCCAGTACCTGGCGGACACCGAGGCCGGCGCGCCCATCCAGGTAATGATGCCGTACTCCGACCGCCTGCGCGACGTCGCGGACTGGTTCCGGCAGCTGTGGGCCGAGAGCCTGGGGAAGCAGAGCACGCGCGGTGGCGAGGAGGTGTTCGCCGGGCCGACGCCGGTCAAGTCGCTCGGCGCCACCGACCAGCACTCGCAGGTGCAGCTCTACATCGAAGGGCCGTTCGACAAGACGATCACCTTTCTGGCCGAGGCGGAGCGGGAGATCGACGTGGAGATCCCGAGCGTGTACCCCGAACTGGGCGAGCTGGGGTACCTGGGCGGGCAGACGCTGGGCGGCCTGCTGCGCACCGAGATGCTGGCCACCGAGGCAGCGCTCGCACGGCGCGGGCGGATGAACATGATGCTGGAGCTGCCGCGGGTGGACGCGCGCTCGCTGGGTGGCGTCTTCATGCTCTTCCAGATCGCCACCGTCTACGCCGGCCACCTGTACGGCGTGGACCCGCTGGACCAGCCCGGCGTGGAGCTCGGCAAGCAGCTCACCTACGGGATCATCGGGCGCGCGGGCTTCGAGACGCAGCGCGCCGAGTGGGAAGGGCGCGAGCCGAAGCGCGACGACTGGGCTTCGCGCTAG
- the pyk gene encoding pyruvate kinase: protein MNRRTKIVCTLGPATWSPERIAALIEAGMDVARINFSHGTQERHAETIRNVREASRNVGRPIAVLGDLQGPKIRVGVLPDAVELTPGDAVTFAPEGEHEAGKELPTTYAQLAGDVEVGDVVLLADGLMELIVEEVAPPRVTMRVIHGGTLTSNKGINLPGVRVSAPSLTEKDLRDLEFALEQGVDYIALSFVRTAEDVLDLVRRIPEGGPLIVVKVEKGHALENLEEILAASAAAMVARGDLGVELPFEQVPLAQKRMIQMANLSSRPVITATQMLESMIENPRPTRAEASDVANAIIDGTDALMLSAETATGKFPVQAVQAMTRIAQEIEDSHVMDAGPHYDMPISASSDGHTPTERAVAGATVEAVRRLQAPVIVTFTSSGSTARVVSSFRPPVPILAITDTERTYNQLALVWGTIPVLCSAESTFEEMMNYARSEVVARGLGQPGDRMVVTAGYPIHVPGTTNLLQVEVV from the coding sequence ATGAACCGACGTACCAAGATCGTCTGCACGCTGGGACCCGCTACCTGGTCGCCCGAGCGCATCGCCGCGCTGATCGAGGCGGGGATGGACGTGGCCCGCATCAACTTTTCCCACGGCACGCAGGAGCGCCACGCGGAGACCATCCGCAACGTGCGTGAGGCCTCCCGCAACGTTGGGCGCCCCATCGCCGTGCTGGGCGACCTGCAGGGGCCCAAGATCCGCGTTGGGGTCCTTCCCGATGCCGTTGAGCTGACCCCCGGCGACGCCGTCACCTTTGCCCCCGAGGGGGAGCACGAGGCGGGGAAGGAGCTCCCCACCACCTACGCGCAGCTCGCGGGCGACGTGGAGGTGGGCGACGTGGTGCTGCTGGCCGACGGGCTGATGGAGCTGATCGTGGAGGAAGTGGCGCCGCCGCGCGTCACCATGCGCGTGATCCACGGTGGGACGCTCACCTCCAACAAGGGGATCAACCTCCCCGGCGTGCGGGTGAGCGCGCCGTCGCTGACCGAAAAGGATCTGCGCGACCTGGAGTTCGCGCTGGAGCAGGGGGTGGACTACATCGCTCTCTCCTTCGTGCGCACGGCGGAGGACGTGCTGGACCTGGTGAGGCGCATCCCCGAGGGCGGGCCGCTGATCGTGGTCAAAGTGGAGAAGGGGCACGCGCTGGAGAATCTGGAGGAGATCCTGGCCGCATCGGCCGCGGCGATGGTGGCGCGGGGCGACCTGGGGGTGGAGCTCCCCTTCGAGCAGGTGCCGCTGGCGCAGAAGCGGATGATCCAGATGGCGAACCTCAGCAGCCGCCCGGTGATCACCGCCACGCAGATGCTGGAGTCGATGATCGAGAACCCACGCCCCACCCGCGCCGAGGCGTCGGACGTGGCGAACGCCATCATCGACGGTACGGATGCGCTGATGCTCTCGGCCGAGACGGCGACGGGGAAGTTCCCGGTGCAGGCGGTGCAGGCGATGACGCGGATCGCGCAGGAGATCGAGGACTCGCACGTGATGGACGCGGGCCCGCACTACGACATGCCCATCAGCGCCAGCTCCGACGGCCACACCCCCACCGAGCGCGCCGTCGCGGGAGCCACGGTGGAGGCGGTGCGCCGGCTGCAGGCGCCGGTGATCGTGACCTTCACCAGCAGCGGCTCCACCGCGCGGGTGGTGTCGTCGTTCCGCCCGCCGGTGCCCATCCTGGCCATCACGGACACGGAGCGCACCTACAACCAGCTCGCGCTGGTGTGGGGGACGATCCCGGTGCTCTGCTCGGCGGAGTCGACGTTCGAGGAGATGATGAACTACGCGCGCTCGGAGGTCGTGGCCCGCGGCCTGGGCCAGCCCGGCGACCGCATGGTGGTGACGGCCGGCTACCCCATTCACGTGCCGGGGACGACGAATCTGCTGCAGGTGGAGGTGGTGTGA
- a CDS encoding diacylglycerol kinase family protein gives MTEPDPHPYASRYLVVLNPAAGQANTDRAVRALAGAFATRRAGFDILETRGAGDAEEMARMAARVGYRAVVAVGGDGTVGEVITGLAGTGVPLGIIPKGTGNQLAANLGIPLGVEAAVEVVVNGRAAPIDLGRLADGRYFAVTAGAGWDGAIMAAATRELKDRWGFGAYLYAGLRTGITPPSTLYRITADGETLEVNAAMVLVANMGQFASRFLSVGFSIGPGVSFQDGKLDVCIFAPRNLTDVAAMLWRMARRRYAGDDRLIYLQAAEIHIETDSPVVTESDGEPIGVTPLSVRAVPSGAHVLVPA, from the coding sequence TTGACCGAGCCCGATCCACACCCGTACGCGTCCCGATACCTGGTGGTGCTGAACCCGGCCGCGGGGCAGGCGAACACCGACCGGGCCGTGCGCGCCCTGGCCGGGGCCTTCGCCACGCGCCGCGCGGGGTTCGACATCCTGGAGACGCGCGGCGCGGGCGATGCCGAGGAGATGGCGCGCATGGCGGCCCGCGTCGGCTACCGGGCGGTGGTGGCCGTGGGCGGCGACGGAACGGTGGGCGAGGTCATCACCGGCCTGGCGGGCACCGGCGTGCCGCTGGGGATCATCCCCAAGGGCACCGGCAACCAGCTCGCCGCCAACCTGGGGATCCCGCTGGGGGTGGAGGCGGCTGTGGAGGTGGTGGTCAACGGCCGCGCCGCGCCCATCGACCTGGGGCGGCTGGCCGACGGGCGCTACTTCGCCGTGACGGCGGGCGCGGGGTGGGATGGGGCCATCATGGCCGCCGCCACGCGCGAGCTCAAGGACCGGTGGGGCTTCGGCGCCTACCTGTACGCCGGCTTGCGCACCGGCATCACCCCGCCTTCGACGCTGTACCGCATCACGGCCGACGGCGAGACGCTGGAGGTGAACGCGGCGATGGTGCTGGTGGCCAACATGGGGCAGTTCGCGTCGCGCTTCCTCTCGGTGGGGTTCAGCATCGGGCCGGGAGTGTCGTTCCAGGACGGCAAGCTGGACGTGTGCATCTTCGCCCCGCGCAACCTCACGGACGTGGCCGCCATGCTCTGGCGGATGGCGCGCCGCCGCTACGCGGGCGACGACCGCCTCATCTACCTGCAGGCGGCCGAGATCCACATCGAGACCGACTCCCCCGTCGTCACCGAATCCGACGGCGAGCCAATCGGCGTCACGCCACTCTCGGTGCGCGCGGTACCCAGCGGCGCGCACGTGCTGGTCCCCGCATAG